In Zea mays cultivar B73 chromosome 7, Zm-B73-REFERENCE-NAM-5.0, whole genome shotgun sequence, the following proteins share a genomic window:
- the LOC103633217 gene encoding uncharacterized protein produces MIWRCRSWKGPGRFMHREMIITSTSSAHLRKTSLRKCLKEWNGVTTIDGGKSGRGGHVDGPSGEAKFSNDFEVHYIGSS; encoded by the exons ATGATCTGGAGATGTCGCAGTTGGAAGGGTCCAGGAAGATTTATGCACAGGGA GATGATTATCACGAGTACTTCAAGCGCTCATTTGAGGAAGACATCGCTGCGCAAGTGCCTCAAGGAGTGGAATG GGGTTACAACTATTGATGGGGGGAAATCAGGCAGAGGAGGGCATGTTGACGGACCAAGTGGCGAGGCAAAATTTTCTAATGATTTTGAAGTTCATTATATTGGCAGTAGCTGA